The DNA region TAGGTATTTTTCCaagtttcaaaaaaaattccaggaattcccgtttttccaaacccttttttgtccctttttttctggcgactactccttccacgtttttcaacccacttcaaccgttccaccgtcaaaacattcctcttaatcaggacaaaaaacaaagttgtttttcgaactgaaaaaattcccaggttttccagaaattccaggatatccttaatactagagatgtccgataatatcggtctgccgatattattggccgataaatgcgttaaaatgtaatatcggaaatgatcggtatctgtttttttattatcagtatcgttttttgtttttttttggttgttttttaaaaattttttttaattaaatccacataaaaaacacaagatacacttacaattagtgcaccaaccctaaaaacctccctcccccatttacactcattcacacaaaagggttgtttctttctgttattaatattctgcttcctacattatatatcaatatatatcaatacagtctgcaagggatacagtccgtaagcacacatgattgtgcgtgctgctgctccactaatagtactaacctttaacacttcatttgattcattttcattcattactagtttctatgtaactgtttttatattgttttactttcttttttattcaagaaaatgtttttaatttatttatcttattttatttgattattttttttaaaagtaccttatcttcaccatacctggttgtccaaattaggcataataattagggatgtccgataatggctttttgccaatatccgatatgccgatattgtccaactctttaattaccgataccgatatcaaccgataccgatatcaaccgataccgatatcaaccgatatatgcagtcgtggaattaacacattattatgcctaatttggacaaccaggtatggtgaagataaggtactttttttttaaaaataataaaataaaataagataaataaattaaaaacattttcttgaataaaaaagaaagtaaaacaatataaaaacagttacatagaaactagtaatgaatgaaaatgagtaaaatgaagtgttaaaggttagtactattagtggagcagcagcacgcacaatcatgtgtgcttacggactgtatcccttgcagactgtattgatatatattgatatataatgtaggaagcagaatattaataacagaaagaaacaacccttttgtgtgaatgagtgtaaatgggggagggaggttttttgggttggtgcactaattgtaagtgtatcttttgttttttatgtggatttaataaaaatttaaaaaaaattaaaaaattaaaaaaacgatactgacaataaaaaaccaataccgatcatttccgatattacattttaacgcatttatcggccgataatatcggcagaccgatattatcggacatctctattaataatgtgttaattccacgactgtatatatcggttggtatcggtatcggttgatatcggtatcggtaattaaagagttggacaatatcggcatatcggatatcggcaaaaagccattatcggacatccctactcaataccatttctcaattaaaaatgttactacttcaacatttctcgaccgatttgaaaaatttcccacaccaaccattccaactcattcccgcttttcccaaaatgctcaattattttttttaaattcccattccaatcaatgggacattcttcaaagttccactctTCCCgcatttttcacctgattcaaacggttcagcctgtttgggaattgtgtgctctacttcaacaattctaaaaaaaaaatccaggatttcagttcaacttcagcattggagcattcacacgcaattccttcaggaattgcctcatctagttctagagcagacctgggcagtctgcggcccgcgggccacatccggccctttgtgcgtccctgtccggcccgcgtgaggccaattataaatgacaaaatacatttaaaaaagtatctatgtcgagtgtgcaatacaacggtgctgcttttgttttgaaaatcgttatttgtattacttctgtgtggacgtatgcgcgtgtgtgattgtgaacagctgcaatcactaattacaaaataaagttgaaaaaacatctatgtcgtgcgcgcaatacaactgtgctgcttttattttgaaaagtgttatttatgggcgtgtgtccgtgtgtaaccggcgagtgaaggtgcacatgcagcgacaagtgacgcacggtttacacccgagacgctaaaaagagaaaagttgatgaggaatggcgtgttttcaacaagacatggactgccaggcaacgttccctctaaggtgcgcgcctgcgcaattgcgcactgctcaagcgtcctctgcgcacagcaaatatatgccgcgcaccaaatcaaatcccatctgaattctaaacaaaataaacatatttattctgtgtaattttgcaatgcaactttgagtgacagtgacaacaagcggccctaacggtgttcgtcaacaccgttcaattgaacaccgttcaattattgtaacgtctatcgagatgcttcgaggacaggaattatatccatcactttattgagcaaaactgtttatattcggccataaccacaccaaaaacatgagttttcacacttctatctggaaaaactagtcattttctgccgtacaaaccaggccaaaagcaacttgtcatctgtcaccaacacgcatagcactaaaccactggtgcgtttatggccacacaaaaagtcggacaactcaaacaccacacaaagttacactatgactcctcagtcatacgtgtgcttattttactgtaatttattattaatgttaatttatttatattagtcatggaatgctgttatacacactatgttgaagtattactattatcattaattattattattattattatttatcttacggtatacatcaaaaataatattgagcaaaatttaattgaaatattgtcgatgtggccctccagcagtgctcgggttgctcatgcggcccccggtaaaaaataattgcccacccctgttctagaggatGATATTGTATTGGAGAGGCTACACTTGTTTATAATGTGTAAATGAATTATTGTAATAGAAAAAAAGTTCTATCTTTAATATCTTTACAATGCGTGTTTTTATCATGCGTCATGGCCCCCCTGATGCTTTCACTTTCACTATGCTGCCCTTGGGGGAAGAACTTTGGACAACCCCTGGTCTAATTGTTTTGATTATTTTTCCCCGTTTTGCTCAGCCCTAACTTCACTTCAGAATAAAAGCGCAAGATTATTTTCGTATGAGTTTTATTGACCCTCTCCTTGACTATCACTGAACTTACCTGTTCTTGCAAAGCTGAAGTTCTTACACCTGCACTTCTGCCACCGCCAAAAATGCCCAAAactaattgtcaggttcaaacactgatgacatctattaaacaagacaagaggcaaagaattcaacagagacataattcaatttggactcaattgaggagacacgcctggacacactgtactctcagtatctcagcacgctctgtcaaaagattgcatgcctccttcttttattttggaccctccccgaccacctgGCCACCGCTGtgtccaaaggacaaaggtcgcaaaaaagttcacagaaaaggtcagttaaaaaagagttccataaaatagttcaaaaagagttcgtaaaatacttcaaaaagaggtccataaaatacttcaaaaagagtttgtctggaaattgggcagatcctgccatctgtccgctttgaagtccttgggttagaacaatatctttctgttgattaccatacatgagagaaaacagaaaacccttcatgtggctttcCCCCTTTTCCattggagttttacgagccttactcttggtaggcctcaaagacagcccctgtccttttgcctggaactcatttcaacacaaagtttcttGTGATACCTTACAAAGAATTATTCTAACACTAATTGTTGAATGTTTTTGTGTCCTGCAGTCGGTGGGGAACATCTTCCTCCAGATCAACAATATTGGACCACCAAGATGGAGCAGGAGGAGGCAGAGCCCCCCTGCATTAAAGACGAGGACGAGGAAGCTGATATCTCCAAGTTCCCAGTGATTGGTGTCACTGTGAAGAGTGacgatgatgaggtcaaaggtgaaagtgaggagcagAGAGAGGTGGAGAGACCAAACATctgctcaactcaacacatgacaacagaagatgATGGTGGATCCCAAGCAGACTTCGCTCCACTGTCAGATAGTGAGGATACAACATCAccctctcctgacactgatgatgaacactctaaagcTGATACTGGAGTAAATCCCTTCCCGTGCTTGGTTTGTGGGAAAGCGTTTACTCGAAATGCACatttgatatcacacaaaagaacGCACACAGGGGAAAAACCTTTCGTTTGCTCAGTGTGCGGTAAAAAGTTCTCTGAAAAGGGCAGCCTGAAGACACACACCAGAACGCACACCGGGGAGAAACCGTTCTCCTGCTCGATCTGCAAAACAAGTTTCAGCGACCATTCGGCGTTGGCGAGGCACAGGAGAATACACACCGGGCAGAAACCCTTTTCCTGCGACATTTGCAACACAAACTTCCGCCAGCGGACAGCTTTGGTGATCCACACGAGACGGCACACCGGGGAGAAACCGTTCACTTGCTCGGTCTGCCAAACACGTTTCAGGGTTCAGACGTCCTTGATTCAGCACATGAGGACGCACACCGGAGAGAAACCTTTTGCCTGCGCAGTCTGCGACAAAAGATTCTCCCAAAAGTCAACGCTGACTGAGCACGCCAGATTGCACACCGGAGAGAAACCTTTCGCCTGCTCAGTGTGCGACATGAGTTTCAGTTACCACTCGTCGTTCATTAAACACAGGAAAAAACACACGCGGGAGAGTTTAGCTGTGTGATATTTGAACGTAAACAATCTCCCAGGAAATAGacgagggctgcaactaacaactaatttgataatcgattaatctgtcgattattacttcgattaatcgattaaaggcctactgaaatgaattttttttatttaaacggggatagcagatacattctatgtgtcatacttgatcattttgcgatattgccatatttttgctgaaaggatttagtagagaacaacatcgataaagttcgcaacttttggtctctgataaaaaaaaatttgcccctaccagaagtagcgtgacgttgtcagttgttcactccctcatattttcctattgttttcaacgcagctagagctattcggaccattaccccattaatttgagcgaggatgaaagatt from Entelurus aequoreus isolate RoL-2023_Sb linkage group LG02, RoL_Eaeq_v1.1, whole genome shotgun sequence includes:
- the LOC133630307 gene encoding zinc finger protein OZF-like, which gives rise to MCQVEMLRVLVKQRLTAAVEEIFVVLERTIAEYEEELSRTKEENERQRQLLDALFNKHQQAVGGEHLPPDQQYWTTKMEQEEAEPPCIKDEDEEADISKFPVIGVTVKSDDDEVKGESEEQREVERPNICSTQHMTTEDDGGSQADFAPLSDSEDTTSPSPDTDDEHSKADTGVNPFPCLVCGKAFTRNAHLISHKRTHTGEKPFVCSVCGKKFSEKGSLKTHTRTHTGEKPFSCSICKTSFSDHSALARHRRIHTGQKPFSCDICNTNFRQRTALVIHTRRHTGEKPFTCSVCQTRFRVQTSLIQHMRTHTGEKPFACAVCDKRFSQKSTLTEHARLHTGEKPFACSVCDMSFSYHSSFIKHRKKHTRESLAV